In Candidatus Poribacteria bacterium, the DNA window TTCGCATCGGCTGGAATCTGCTGTCCCGGCTTAATTTGGGTGTTTCCGTTAACGGCGACTTCGCCCGCGAGGATAAGTCGTTTCGCCTGTTCCCGACTCTCTACGAAGTCGTGCTCTACCAGAAAAGTGTCTATCCGTTGCATTGTTTTTATTGAGATGTCTTGGCATCACTCTTGCTGTTGCATTGCCTTTGCTGTACGGACGATTGCATCGGCATCGCATTGGCATAGGGCATAGAGGTACTGGACATCCCCATGCTCAACGAAATCGTCTGGAATACCGAGATTCGTAACCTGCACGTCTTTGATACCCGCTGCAGCGAGTGCTTCCAAAACTGCACTCCCGAAACCGCCCATCACCACACCATCTTCTATCGTAATTACCTTACCGATGCGTTCTGCAAGCGGAAGGATCGTTGCAGTATCTAACGGTTTTACGAAGCGTGCGTTTACAACCGTCGCGGAAATGCCTGAATCCGCTAAGGTCTGTGCAGCTTCAAGCGCGGGATAAACTCGGTTGCCAATAGCGAGCACAAGGACATCTTCACCTTCTCTAACGACTTCGCTTTTTCCGATCGGTAATGCCTTCGGTTCCGCAGCAATCTTTACGCCTATGCCGGTGCCGCGCGGGTAACGAAACGCAATGGGACCATCTTCGTAGACCAGAGAGGTTTTTACCATAGATTGTAATTCGTTCTCGTCTTTCGGTGCCATGACGACCATGTTTGGAATAGAGCGGAGATATGCCAAATCGAAAACGCCGTGGTGTGTTGGTCCGTCCGCCCCTACAAGTCCGGCTCTGTCCAAAGCGAAGATAACTGGAAGGTTTTGGATGCACACATCGTGTAGGACCTGGTCGTAGCTCCGTTGAAGGAAAGTAGAATAGATGGCGGCGACGGGACGCATCCCTTGTGCAGCAAGTCCGCCCGCAAAGGTGACAGCGCACTGCTCTGCCAATCCGATGTCAAAGCATCGACTCGGAAACGCGTCGGCAAACTTATCAAGTCCGGTACCACCCGGCATCGCTGCTGTTACACCGACGATTCGCGCATCGCGTTTCGCTAACTCAATCAAGGTTCGGCTGAAGACTTCCGTGTAGGCGGGTGTTGTGGATTTCGGTTTGATTGTTTTTCCCGTCTCCAGATTGAAGGGACCACTCACACTATAGAACCCAACAGGGTCTTCCTCTGCTGGCGTATAGCCGCGCCCCTTTTCGGTTACAACATGGAGTAAGATGGGACCGGAGAGACTGCGAATCCCAGTCAGGACCGGTATTAACGCCTCTAAATCGTTTCCATCAAGTGGACCGAAGTAGCGAAACCCGAATTCCTCAAAGAGAGTACCCGGTTTCAATGAAGCCTCAATTTTGCGCGCAACTTGCGTTGCATCTGCCGGTATTAAGTTGAGCAATTCTTTGACACCAGAGCGGAGGAAGTTATAGTGTGGTGAACTTGTGAGTTTATGAAAATGTTTTGAGAATGCACCGACAGTCGCTGAAATAGACATGTTGTTGTCATTGAGGATGATGACCATATCGTTTTTGAAGTCGCCGGCAGCGTTCAACGCTTCAAATGCCATACCGCCTGTTAATCCACCGTCTCCGATAACAGCAACGACTTTGTAATTCTCATTGGTAAGGTCTCGCGCAGTGGCGATGCCTAACGCGGCGGCGATGGAGGTGCTGGAGTGCCCGGCACCAAAAACATCGTATTCACTCTCGGCTCTGCTGAGGAACCCACTGATACCCCCACTTTGTCGGAGGGTTGAGAACGACTCTCGCCTTCCAGTAAGCAGCTTATGCGGATATGCTTGATGCCCGATGTCCCAGATGACTTTGTCGCGTGGGGTATCGAACACTTTATGTAATGCTACCGCCAATTCGACGGTTCCGAAGTTCGGCGCGAAATGTCCTGGATGCTGTGAGAGCACCGCCAATAAATAGGCGCGCATCTCTTCAGCAAGTGCTTTGAGTTCGTCGATCTCAAGTTTTTTCAAGTCTGCCGGACTATTGATTTTTTCTAAGAACATGTTATGAATCCTATTTTTTTAAGAGTTATCTGTTTCGAGAACGTTTTCTATGCGTTGTTCTGCGTTTTCAAGCATCTGCCTGCACGATACAGCCAAACCGATGCCTTCCTCAAAGAGTTTGAGGGAGTCCTCAAGCGGTAGTTGGTTGCCTTCTTCGAGCTGTTCAACAATCTGTGTTAGTTTTGTGAGTTTTTCTTCAAATGTCATGTTTGATCTCCATTTGATGATCTTCGTCCAGTAATTCCTCAACGCGACAAGCGAGATGTCCCTGTGCCAATTGCACCTCAATTCTGTCGCCTATTGATACCTGTTCGGTTGATGTTAGGATTTTACCATCTGTTTTTCGACTGATACTATATCCGCGCTGCAATGTGGCTAATGGACTTAGGGCGTTTAGACGTTGTGCGAGTGTATGGAGTTCGCGTTCGCTATCGGTACGTCGGCGTTCTGCTGCGGTACGACAAGCAGCCTCTAAAGTGTCCACTGTCTGATACAACTGATATATTGCATCCTTGCGCCGCGTTGGTGCAAGCCGCGTCTCAAGTTCCTGTATACGTGTCTTATGTCCTTGCAGTCGGTTTTTCGTTATCTCGCGAAGCCACGTGTCGAGTCCATCAAGTTGTGCGAAAAGTTCGTCCTGGTCTGGAACAATATGTTCAACTGCTGCTGATGGGGTTGGGGCGCGATGATCAGCAACCATATCAGCGATTGTGAAATCCGTTTCATGTCCGACAGCAGACACAACCGGAATCGTAGCGGCAAAGATTGCGCGCGCAACACGTTCTTCGTTGAATGCCCAAAGGTCCTCAATCGAACCCCCCCCGCGTCCGACGATTAACACATCTATATCGTCTCGCTGATTCATTATCTCAATTGCCTGCGCAATTCCTTCTGGTGCCCCATCGCCTTGGACAAGGGTCGGATGCAGCAACACTTCGGCTAACGGATAGCGTTTGCGAAGTTGCTCGCAGATGTCTTGGAACGCTGCACCTGTTGCAGAGGTAATCACGCCGATTTTCTGCGGAAATTTTGGCACCGGCTTTTTGTACTCGGCATCAAACAAACCTTCTTCGGCGAGTTGCTGTTTCAATTCCTCAAAGGCTCTTTGCAACGCGCCGATTCCAAGCGGCTCTACGGCATTAACCGTAATTTGGTATGACCCTTGAGGGGCGTAGATACCGATCCGTCCTTGGACCAGCACCTCTTCGCCATCACGTGGTAAAAACCGAAGTCGGGCCGCACTGCTCCTGAAGAGAACACAACTGATTTGACTATTCGCATCCTTGAGCGTGAAATAGGTATGTCCAGAACCTGCGCGCCTACAATTTGAAACCTGACCTTGCACCCATACCTTTTGAAGATGTGGGTGTTGCTCTATCAGATTTTTCAACAAATCTGTTATTTCACTGACACTACGGACAGTCCTTGTTGGCATCGAGAATTCTAATTGCATATTAGTACTCAGTTATCAGTTATCAGTTAAGAGGTTTTCGGGTATCCCAAAACCTCTTTCTGACGACTGAAAGATTTTTTTCGGAGAAAAAAATCGCCCTGACGACTGATAACTATTCCTCTGACAACTGACAACCATTCAATATTGCTGTTGCAACGGCACGATGTTCACTGCCATTCCTGTTGTTTCGTCTAATTCTATCTCAGCACCGCAGAGTTTGACGTTGTCTTTGGCGACAGCAAAACGGGTGGGCATCATCGTCAAAAACCGTTCAAGTACGTGATCTATTCGTGTCCCGATAACTGAATCGTAAGGACCCGTCATACCGACATCTGTAATGTAAGCAGTGCCTTGCGGAAGGACGCGCGCGTCCGCTGTCTGAACGTGGGTATGTGTGCCAACTACCGCCCCAACCCTGCCATCTGCGTGCCAACCCATCGCCATTTTCTCAGAAGTTGCCTCTGCGTGAAAGTCGAGGAGGACATGCGGTGTTACCGCTTTTACTTCAGGTAAAATCTCGT includes these proteins:
- the dxs gene encoding 1-deoxy-D-xylulose-5-phosphate synthase — its product is MFLEKINSPADLKKLEIDELKALAEEMRAYLLAVLSQHPGHFAPNFGTVELAVALHKVFDTPRDKVIWDIGHQAYPHKLLTGRRESFSTLRQSGGISGFLSRAESEYDVFGAGHSSTSIAAALGIATARDLTNENYKVVAVIGDGGLTGGMAFEALNAAGDFKNDMVIILNDNNMSISATVGAFSKHFHKLTSSPHYNFLRSGVKELLNLIPADATQVARKIEASLKPGTLFEEFGFRYFGPLDGNDLEALIPVLTGIRSLSGPILLHVVTEKGRGYTPAEEDPVGFYSVSGPFNLETGKTIKPKSTTPAYTEVFSRTLIELAKRDARIVGVTAAMPGGTGLDKFADAFPSRCFDIGLAEQCAVTFAGGLAAQGMRPVAAIYSTFLQRSYDQVLHDVCIQNLPVIFALDRAGLVGADGPTHHGVFDLAYLRSIPNMVVMAPKDENELQSMVKTSLVYEDGPIAFRYPRGTGIGVKIAAEPKALPIGKSEVVREGEDVLVLAIGNRVYPALEAAQTLADSGISATVVNARFVKPLDTATILPLAERIGKVITIEDGVVMGGFGSAVLEALAAAGIKDVQVTNLGIPDDFVEHGDVQYLYALCQCDADAIVRTAKAMQQQE
- the xseB gene encoding exodeoxyribonuclease VII small subunit; this translates as MTFEEKLTKLTQIVEQLEEGNQLPLEDSLKLFEEGIGLAVSCRQMLENAEQRIENVLETDNS
- the xseA gene encoding exodeoxyribonuclease VII large subunit, with the translated sequence MQLEFSMPTRTVRSVSEITDLLKNLIEQHPHLQKVWVQGQVSNCRRAGSGHTYFTLKDANSQISCVLFRSSAARLRFLPRDGEEVLVQGRIGIYAPQGSYQITVNAVEPLGIGALQRAFEELKQQLAEEGLFDAEYKKPVPKFPQKIGVITSATGAAFQDICEQLRKRYPLAEVLLHPTLVQGDGAPEGIAQAIEIMNQRDDIDVLIVGRGGGSIEDLWAFNEERVARAIFAATIPVVSAVGHETDFTIADMVADHRAPTPSAAVEHIVPDQDELFAQLDGLDTWLREITKNRLQGHKTRIQELETRLAPTRRKDAIYQLYQTVDTLEAACRTAAERRRTDSERELHTLAQRLNALSPLATLQRGYSISRKTDGKILTSTEQVSIGDRIEVQLAQGHLACRVEELLDEDHQMEIKHDI